The Candidatus Binataceae bacterium region TGAGCGGCTCGGGCATGGTTCGCGATGCCTCTATCTGGAGCGGAGGTCGGGGAGAAGATTGCCGGGCGCCGGCAGGGCGTGATGCCGTGGCGGGCGAGGCCTGAGGCGGCTCTGATGCAGATGCTCCTGCGGTTGAGAGCTAATGAATGAACGTTCATTTGTCAACCGCCCAGTCTATGCAAGCAGGCGAAAAGCTGCACGCCGGTCCTGCTTCAAGACGGTCAGCGGGTCGTCTTTTCTGCATTTCAAAATGCAATCCATCAGGCGTTTTGCAGCAAGGCGGCGCGTTCAACTCGTTGTCCCGTGCCGGCTCCAGCAGCCGATTAGCTCGCGTTTCCCAGCGCATTTTCACGGTATGGAACTTGCGCCGACGAACGGTCATGAAGCTATGGCGCATCGGTGAGAAATCGCCCGCTCGGGAGACGATTTCGCTCAAGCACGACTTCGTGATCGGACCGCAGCGTTACAGCGAGCTGTTCGGGCGGCCGGCGCGGCTCTACCACTGCGTTCGATGTAAGTGGAGCTTTCTGGTCGGCGGAAGCAAGGTCGTGGTCCTCGACGAGCATCAGAAGCCGATCGTCGGCGAGGAAAGTCTCAAGCGATTCAATTCGCTCGGCCAAGGCCCGTGCCCGGTCCTCGAAGCCTTCATGTCGGCGGCATTGGGCACCGGCCAGGCTCCACGCGTGGGGTCTCAGAACGGACTGGGGAAGCCCGCCCGAATGGCTCCCTTCCCCATTCCCGCGCCGACGGCGCGGTCGCGGCCCGTCCTGCGTCTGCTCGGCCGGATGCGCGCGAATTTCGCAAAATAGCGGCGGCTGGCCTGGCCCGCTCCGTTCCCGGCACTGTCCAGTTTACCGCGCGCACGCCCGCCATGCGGCGGCGCCGGCCGCCATGATGATCAGACCTGTCTGAACCGGCCGAATTCGGCAACGCGCATCGATAATCGACAATCGCCGCATCAGGCGCCGGCGGCGTTCGCGCGACGATGTGGACAGCACGCCGATCCGCACGTACCATACCCCCTATGGTATAGAGGGAGGTGCCTTTCGCGTGGGCCACACGATCAAGGAAAAAAACAAGCTGCTCGCCAGAGTCCGCCGCGTGCGCGGACAGATCGAGGCGGTCGAGCGCGCGCTCGCAGACGAACGGGGTTGCACCGACGTGCTTCACCTGGTGGTCGCGGCGCGCGGCGCGATGAACAGCCTGATGGCCAAGATCATCGCCGATCACGTCCGCATGCACGTCGTCGATCCGGCGCGCGAACGCGGCTCCGCCCGCGCCCAGGGCGCGCAGGAGCTGATCGACGTAGTGCAGGCTTACCTCAAGTAGCCACGAGGGGTTGGCGAGATGGAACCGTCCGCACCGATCATCGATATCGCCGCGATCGCCGCGGGCGAATCGCTCGACCTCCGCGCGCCGGGCGACGCCGGCGAGCGTCCGGCCGGAGAGCCTCCGCTCGGCCGGGTCGAGGCGGCGCGGATTGCAATCGTGGCGCTCAGCGCCGCCGCGGTCTGGCTTCGTCTGTGGGAGCCGTTTGCGAGCGTCAGCCTGATCGGCGCGGCCGGCGTCGCAATCGGCGGATGGCCGATCTTCAGGGAAGGCGCCGAAAATCTCGCCGCGCGGCGGATGACGATGGAGCTCTCAATGGCGATCGCAATCGCCGCCGCCGCCGCGATCTCCGAGTACACAACCGCCCTAGTCATCACCTTCTTCGTGCTCGTCGCCGAGGTGCTGGAGGGCTTGACGGTCTCGCGCGGACGGCGGGCGATCCGGGATCTGCTGGATTGTCTGCCGCGCATGGTGATCGTGCGCCGTGCGGGCGCGATGCGCGAGGCGCCGGCGGGCGAACTCCGGAGCGGTGATTCGGTGCTGGTCAATCCCGGCGGCGCGGTGCCGGTGGACGGCGTGGTCCTGAGCGGCCATTCATTCGTCGATCAGGCGCGAATCACGGGCGAGTCGATGCCGGTCGAGAAGCTTCCCGGCGCGGCCGTGTTCGCCGGCACGATCAATCAATCGGGGGCGCTGGAAATCCGCGCCGAACGGATCGGCCGCGATACCAGCTACGGCAAGATCATCGAGGCGGTGGAGCAAGCCGAGCGCTCGCGCGCGCCGGTCCAGCAACTGGCCGATCGCCTGGCCGGTTACCTGGTATATTTCGCGCTCGGCGCGGCCGCGCTCACGCTCCTCGTGACGGGCGACTTCCGCTCGACTATCTCGGTGGTGATCGTCGCCGGCGCATGCGGCATCGCCGCGGGTACGCCGCTCGCGATCCTCGGCGGTATCGGGCGCGCGGCGCGTCTGGGCGCGATCGTTAAGGGCGGGCTGTACCTCGAGACACTCGGCCGTGTGCAAACCGTGGTCCTCGACAAGACCGGCACCCTCACTTTCGGCCGTCCCGAGGTGCAGGCCGTCGTTCCCGCCGCCGGCGTCTCCGAGACCGATCTGATAGTCGCGGCGGCGTCGGCCGAGATGCGCTCCGAGCATCCGATCGGCAAGGCGATCGTCGCGCGCGCGCTGTCCGAGCGTCGCTCGATCCGCGAGCCGGAGCGTTTCGATTACCGCCCGGGGCGCGGCGTCAGGGCCGTGGCCGACGGAGCCGCGATTCTCGTCGGCAACCGCGCGCTGCTGAACGAGCATGGGATCGAGTTTCCGCGCACCGCGCCGGCCGAAGCAGACGGCCTGGCACAGGTCTTCGTCACCCGCGCCGGGCAATTCATGGGGACGATTTTCGTCGCCGACACGATTCGTCCCGAAGCGCGGCGCGCGGTCGAGGCCTTTGGCGCCACGGGAATCCGGACGATCCTGCTCACCGGCGACGCTGGTTCCGTGGCCGAAGCCGTGGCGGGTGCGCTCGGGATCGGCGAAGTCGAGGGCGAACTTTTGCCCGAAGCCAAGCTCGCCCGGATCAAGCGGCTCGTCGCCGACGGATTGGCGGTTGCGATGGTCGGCGACGGAGTCAACGACGCGCCTGCGCTCGCGGAGGCGAGCGTGGGCGTGGCGATGGGTTCAGGCACCGAGGTCGCGCGCGAGAGCGCAGACGTGGTGCTGCTCGGCGACGATCTTAAGAAGTTCGCCGAAACGCTCGAGATCGCGCGTTGGACGCGCAGAATCATTTTTCAGAATTTCGCCGGAACGATCGCGATCGACACCGTCGGTATCGCGTTGGCGGCGGCCGGGCTGATCAATCCACCGCTCGCGGCGTTCGTTCACGTCGCTTCCGAACTTGCCTTCATGCTCAACTCGGCGCGCCTGCTGCCGCCGAAGTCCTAGCGCGCCGGCCGGGCCGGTGCGGAAATC contains the following coding sequences:
- a CDS encoding metal/formaldehyde-sensitive transcriptional repressor, which gives rise to MGHTIKEKNKLLARVRRVRGQIEAVERALADERGCTDVLHLVVAARGAMNSLMAKIIADHVRMHVVDPARERGSARAQGAQELIDVVQAYLK
- a CDS encoding cation-translocating P-type ATPase, translated to MEPSAPIIDIAAIAAGESLDLRAPGDAGERPAGEPPLGRVEAARIAIVALSAAAVWLRLWEPFASVSLIGAAGVAIGGWPIFREGAENLAARRMTMELSMAIAIAAAAAISEYTTALVITFFVLVAEVLEGLTVSRGRRAIRDLLDCLPRMVIVRRAGAMREAPAGELRSGDSVLVNPGGAVPVDGVVLSGHSFVDQARITGESMPVEKLPGAAVFAGTINQSGALEIRAERIGRDTSYGKIIEAVEQAERSRAPVQQLADRLAGYLVYFALGAAALTLLVTGDFRSTISVVIVAGACGIAAGTPLAILGGIGRAARLGAIVKGGLYLETLGRVQTVVLDKTGTLTFGRPEVQAVVPAAGVSETDLIVAAASAEMRSEHPIGKAIVARALSERRSIREPERFDYRPGRGVRAVADGAAILVGNRALLNEHGIEFPRTAPAEADGLAQVFVTRAGQFMGTIFVADTIRPEARRAVEAFGATGIRTILLTGDAGSVAEAVAGALGIGEVEGELLPEAKLARIKRLVADGLAVAMVGDGVNDAPALAEASVGVAMGSGTEVARESADVVLLGDDLKKFAETLEIARWTRRIIFQNFAGTIAIDTVGIALAAAGLINPPLAAFVHVASELAFMLNSARLLPPKS